The genomic window agatccctcaaagttgccacccaagttgatagggttggtAAGAAGGCATTGGCTTTCATGGGCTGGGGAATTGAGtctaagagccgcgaggttatgctgcagctctgtaataCTCTGttcagaccacacttggaatgttgtgttcagttctggttgcctcattgtaggaaagatatggaagtttttgagagggtgcagaggagatttatcaggatgctgcctggactggagggaaggtcttatgaggaaaggttgagggagctagggctcttttcattgaagcaaagaaggatgagaggtgacttgttagagctgtacaagatgatgagaggcatagatagagcggatagtcagagactttttcccgggcagaaatgacaattacaagggggcataattttaaggtaattggaggaaggtacaggagcgatgtcagaggtaggttcttcacacagagtggtgggtgcgtggaatgcgatGCCactggtggtagtggagtcagatactttagggatatataagtgactcttggataggtacatgggggATAGGAAAATGTTGGGTATGCAGGTTaattggttggcacaacattgtgggccaaagggtctgtactgaatTGTTCTATGTTCGGTGTCCTCGATGAACAGGAGAGTTGACAGAGACAAGAGTTAAATAACTGCTTGATGTACAGCGGGAAAGTGCACGGGGGAGAGAGTGGAGGATGTGCAGGGGAGAGTGTGGAGGAGGTACTGGGGGAGAGAGTGGAGGATGTGCAGGGGAGAGTGTGGAGGAGGTACTGGGGGAGAGAGTGGAGGATGTGCAGGGGAGAGTGTGGAGGAGGTACTGGGGGAGAGAGTGGAGGATGTGCAGGGGAGAGTGTGGAGGATGTACTGGCGGAGAGAGTGGAGGATGTACTGGGGGAGAGAGTGGAGGATGTACTGGGGGAGAGAGTGGAGGATGTACTGGGGAAGAGTGTGGAGGATGTACTGGGGGAGAGAGTGGAGGATGTACTGGGGAAGAGTGTGGAGGATGTACTGGGGGAGAGAGTGGAGGATGTACTAGGGGAGAGAGTGAAGGATGTACTAGGGGAGAGTGTGGAGGATGTACTGTGGGAGAGACTGGAGGATGTACTGGGGGAGAGAGTGAAGGATGTACACGGGGTGAGAGTGAAGGTTGTACTGGGGGTAAGATGGAGGCCTGCATTGTGTTGACGGTCTGTTCTCTGTAGCAGGATTTAACCTACTCCCTGTGTGGAGGTGAATGGAGAATTGGGAGGATGAGGAGTCGGCTGTGAGAAGGGAATGGTTTGGTGGGAGGGTGGCAAACGGTgtgacaataaaataaaacaagctATTTTAATTTTGTCAGATGGCAGACTGTCCTTCTCCTCCTGGCAGCAGCTTGCAGTTGCTTGACAATGACCCCATGGTGGTGTTTCTGGGATACTGTGCtgtggaatgggagagggagaagCCAGAGGTGAATGTGAAATGAATTCATGATGGGTTGTTACACTCACGactttccttttctttcagtttatttTCGAGAGTCTGTGGCTAAGATGGTCCCAGGGTTTCCATTGCAATAATGAAGTACAGCAACAGTACGATGCGAGCCTGTAACATAAGCTACGACCAAGGCGTGCCACTGGTCACTGTCTACAGCTTGGTTCTTGCTGTTGGTGCCCCTGCCAACGTGGTGACTTTGTTCCTGTCCTTGATAAAGATCTGCAGGAAGAATGTCCTCTCGGTTTATCTGTTCACCCTCtcattgtctgacctgctgtacatGGGCACCATTCCCCAGTGGATCATATATGTCAAGAACCAAAATAAGTGGACCCAGAGTGTCACAGCATGCCAGATGACTGGCTTCATCTTCTTTAACAACTTGTACATCAGCAtactccttctgtgctgcatctCGACTGACCGCTGCCTGGTTGTCCTCTACCCTATCGAGTCCAAGTGGCGCCGTCGGCGAAGGACAGCGGTGGCGGTGTGCTTCGTTGTCTGGCTCCTGGTGATGGTGGTCCACCTGCCTGTCTTCTTCCTGTCAAATGTGAAAAGTGACGAGTACAAGAATGACTCATGCTTTGAGACCATCCCCATGCCCTCGCTAGTGGCCAAGTTCAACTATGCCCGTTTCTGTGTGGGCTTCTGTATCCCCCTGTTCATCCTGGCCCTCACCAACCTGTTGATCTTCCAAAGGATCCAGGCCAGCCCATGCCTCAGCGTCCGTGAAAAATCCAAGGTGAAGTACCTTGCCATCGCCATCATAATGATCTTCCTCGGCTGCTTCGCCCCATACCACATCATCCTCCTCAGCAGGGCCGTGGTCTTCTCCCTGTATACGGACAGCTGCTGGTTTGAGGAGAAGATCTACAGTGTGTCGACCCTCTTCCTCTGCCTCTGCACCATCAACAGCGCCATCAACCCGATCCTCTACATGTTCTCCTGTGAGAGTGTCAGGCAGGAGCTCTATAGAGAGGTCCAGTCCATCAGAAACTGCTCCAGTCACCGTAGCAACAGGTCAGAGAGTTAcattctgagaaatgggcagcTATCAGGCACGTCCACGTACAGAATAGAACATGTTACCACTGAAAACTGACCTGAGATTGGATAAAGAACTTGCCATGGTGACTGACATTTAATGTAATCTCCTGTTCTCAATTAAACACCGCTGGATtgcagattaaattccattaggCTCGTGTTAGTGGTCAGCTGGAAATGCTGTGCAAATTTCTGTGTGCGACAAAACAATAGACCCTTCTATCAGTTCCACACGGTCTGGAAATGACTCGACAATTCCCTCTCAGTATTGCTAATGAAGCTAATGTGCTGGAGTCCCTTGTTTAACTACCTTGGCCCAGGGCCAATGGGGTAGGAGATTGGGGTCAGGAGGTTACATTTGCTCCCAGTCTCACCTGAAGGTAGTCTTGAGACCGTGCCAGGCGATGTGGGCAGCGTACTGGAATATGATCGGTGTTACCATGCTGAGAATTTTTGGGAGTGATAGTTGACAGGGGTTGGTGTGACTCCAAAGGGAAAATCAGCCAGAGCAAACCATGTGTCCTGTCACCAAATCTACTGCTCGCTTTGCCTGTGGGGACAATGAGCAATGGCCATGTTGGTCAGTCAGCCTGACTCCAACCACTCCAACATCAATTCGACCAACCTCCATATGATCACTCCTTAATACCGGCAATAGCCAGGTGTTCTCTACAGCCTGTCTGAGAATCTAGACAAAGGATTGTAACTTTGGGACAG from Stegostoma tigrinum isolate sSteTig4 chromosome 10, sSteTig4.hap1, whole genome shotgun sequence includes these protein-coding regions:
- the LOC125455725 gene encoding probable G-protein coupled receptor 132: MKYSNSTMRACNISYDQGVPLVTVYSLVLAVGAPANVVTLFLSLIKICRKNVLSVYLFTLSLSDLLYMGTIPQWIIYVKNQNKWTQSVTACQMTGFIFFNNLYISILLLCCISTDRCLVVLYPIESKWRRRRRTAVAVCFVVWLLVMVVHLPVFFLSNVKSDEYKNDSCFETIPMPSLVAKFNYARFCVGFCIPLFILALTNLLIFQRIQASPCLSVREKSKVKYLAIAIIMIFLGCFAPYHIILLSRAVVFSLYTDSCWFEEKIYSVSTLFLCLCTINSAINPILYMFSCESVRQELYREVQSIRNCSSHRSNRSESYILRNGQLSGTSTYRIEHVTTEN